One genomic segment of Corynebacterium durum includes these proteins:
- a CDS encoding amino acid permease — protein MSSVNSSEKSGDNQLGSGLKTRHLTMMGLGSAIGAGLFLGTGVGIKAAGPAVLLAYIIAGAIVVCVMRMLGEMAAARPASGSFSTYGEMAFGRWAGFSTGWLYWFLLVMVMGAEMTGAAELMGHWFGIPAWIPALVCVVLFAVINLAQVGGFGEFEFWFAFVKVAVIIFFLVVGVLLIFGLLPGHSAVGLDNFIGKSGFMPNGIPGVAAGLLAVAFAFGGIEIITIAAAESENPTSSIAVAVRSVIWRISLFYLGSVLVICFLLPYDQINGAESAAESPFTIILRMADVPAIVGFMEAVIVLALLSAFNAQIYATSRLCRSLSQRGDAPRLFATTNSQGVPINAVLLSMFFAFVSVGLQYWNPPGLLNFLLNAVGGCLVVVWLMICFSYLKLHPELEQEGNVSVRMWGYPWLPWLTIISILALIALMLSDAGSRSQVTSVAIVFAFLVALSFIPRKVA, from the coding sequence ATGAGTTCCGTGAATTCATCCGAAAAGTCAGGCGACAATCAGTTAGGTTCCGGCCTGAAAACCCGGCATCTCACCATGATGGGATTGGGGTCGGCCATTGGCGCGGGCCTGTTCCTGGGCACTGGTGTTGGCATTAAAGCAGCAGGCCCGGCTGTATTGCTGGCCTACATAATCGCTGGGGCGATTGTTGTATGCGTGATGCGAATGCTGGGTGAAATGGCTGCAGCACGTCCGGCATCGGGGTCATTCTCCACCTATGGTGAGATGGCGTTCGGTCGATGGGCTGGTTTTTCCACTGGATGGTTGTATTGGTTTTTGCTGGTCATGGTGATGGGGGCGGAAATGACCGGCGCTGCGGAACTGATGGGTCATTGGTTTGGGATACCGGCATGGATCCCGGCATTGGTGTGCGTGGTACTTTTCGCAGTGATCAATCTGGCTCAGGTTGGCGGCTTCGGAGAGTTTGAATTCTGGTTCGCTTTTGTCAAAGTCGCCGTGATTATATTTTTCCTGGTTGTGGGCGTATTACTTATTTTTGGACTGCTTCCTGGGCATTCAGCCGTAGGGCTTGATAATTTCATCGGCAAGTCTGGCTTCATGCCCAATGGCATTCCTGGTGTTGCCGCTGGTTTGCTAGCAGTGGCATTCGCCTTTGGCGGAATCGAGATTATCACTATTGCTGCCGCGGAATCTGAAAATCCAACATCATCCATTGCCGTTGCTGTACGCTCGGTAATTTGGCGGATTTCGCTGTTCTATTTGGGATCAGTGCTTGTGATTTGCTTCCTGCTTCCCTACGACCAGATCAATGGTGCCGAGTCTGCTGCAGAATCACCATTCACCATTATCTTGCGCATGGCGGATGTGCCCGCAATTGTGGGGTTCATGGAAGCGGTGATTGTGCTGGCGTTGCTCTCTGCATTTAACGCGCAGATTTACGCGACTTCCCGACTGTGCCGCTCATTGTCGCAACGAGGGGATGCTCCACGACTGTTTGCCACCACGAACTCCCAGGGCGTGCCGATCAACGCCGTGCTGTTGTCCATGTTCTTTGCGTTTGTCTCTGTGGGGTTGCAGTACTGGAACCCGCCGGGATTGCTGAACTTCCTCCTCAACGCGGTGGGCGGCTGCTTGGTGGTGGTGTGGTTGATGATCTGTTTCAGTTACCTGAAACTGCACCCTGAACTGGAGCAAGAAGGAAACGTGTCGGTTCGCATGTGGGGCTACCCGTGGTTGCCGTGGCTGACCATCATCAGCATTCTGGCGCTTATTGCGCTCATGCTGTCCGACGCGGGTTCCCGCAGCCAGGTGACCTCCGTTGCGATTGTCTTCGCCTTCCTCGTTGCCCTTTCCTTCATTCCACGTAAGGTAGCTTAG